The stretch of DNA CGGGATCGCTCCGCGGGACCTCGATGCCGGCGCGATGCTCGGGCGGGAGATCCCTCCGCGCGGCGCGCTGTCGATCACCGTCCCCGGAGTCGTGAGCGCCTGGTTCCGCTTGCTGCGCGGATGGGGCCGGCTCGATGCCGCGGAGGTCTTCGCCCCGGCGATCGAGATCGCGCGCGGGGGCTTCCCGGTCCACGACCGTTGGGCGCGCATGGCGCGGCTTCATCGCGCGCTTCTCGCCGAAGATCCCGGCCTCGCGGCCCTCTTCCTCCCGCGGGGAGAGCCGCGGGGAGCGGGAACATGGGTGCGGCAGCCCGACCTCGCCGACACGCTGGGCGCGATCGCCCGCGATGGGGAGGATCTCTTCTATCGAGGGCCGCTCGCCGCGCGCATCGTGGACGAGATCCGCTCGCGCGGCGGCGCGCTCTCTTCGGACGATCTGAGCGGGCACAGGACGGAGGAGGTCGATCCTCTCTCGATCGATCTGGACGGGGCGATCGTCTGCGAGCAGCCTCCGGTGTCGCAGGGGGCGATGGTGCTGGCGATCCTGCGCGTGCTCAAGGAGACCGACCGCCTCGGATGGCGCCTCTCGGACGATGGGCCGCGCGCGATCGCGCGCGAGATCCACCTGCAGGTCGAGGCCTACCGCCTGATCCGGGTGGAGCGGGACGCCTGGCTCTGCGATCCGCGCTCCGCGCCGGCGCAGGTCGAGGAGGGGATCGCGAGGTGGCTCTCGCGGGACCACGCGGCCAACCTCGCCGCGCGGATCGATCCCGAACGAACAGCCGCCGCACGCGAAGACACGCGCGCGGCGGGCGCGGAGACGACCTATCTCTGCGCCGTCGATGGCGCGGGGAACGCGGTGAGCTGGATCCAGTCGATCTTCCATGCTTTCGGGGCCGGGTGGATCGTGCCGGGGACCGGGATCCTCCTGAACTGCAGGATGGCTGGATTCTCGAGCGATCCCGCCTCGCCCAACAGGCTCGAGGCGGGCAAGAGGCCGGTGCATACCCTCAATCCCTGGATGGTCCTGCGTGGAGGCCGGCCGTGGCTGCTGGGGGGGACGCCCGGCGCGGAGGCGCAGATCCAGGTCAATGTGCAACTCCTGCGCGCGAGAGTCGTCCGCGGACTCCCGCTCGCCGAGGCGATCCGCTCGCCGCGCTGGTCGATCGACGAGAGAGATCGGCTCTGTCTCGAGGCGCGCATCCCGCGAGAGGTTCGAAGACGCCTCGAGCATCGGGGACATCGGGCGATTCGCCTTGGGCCCTGGGAGGGGCCGGGCCTCGCGCAGGCGATCGAGCGGCTCGACGAGGGCGGATGGCTCGCCTGCACCGATCCGAGAGGTGAGGGGCTCGCGGCGGGGCGCTGAGAGAGTCGTGCCTTCGAACAGGCAGTTCGCCGAGGGACATCGCCGCCGCTCATCGGAGTCTCAGAAAGTCGTCCGTCGTCGCCCTGCGCAGCTGCCCGATGGTAGTACCGCAGCATCCCGCCGAGTCGTGTCCGGCACTGGACCGGACCGGAGGTGCGGAGATACTCGCTGACCTCTTGCTGCTGCCGGTTGATCAGGCCGGCCAGGATGGTGAGGAGTAGCTGCCAGGGTTGGAGGACGAAGTTCATGGTTGGTCCGACGCCGGAGCGGCAAGAGGGAGAGCTTCGGGCGCATGACTCAGCCGGTCAACCGGCTGAAACCAGTGCTGGACGAAGGCCCGCAATCAAGAGCACGAGCGTGAGTTGCGCCTCGGCTGAGTATCTTGACCATACGGGGATCGAGATTACGGAGCTCTCGTAGAATAGGGCAGGTTACTGCTCCAGTATCGCCCTGGTGCGCTCCCGAAGTTGCGGGAGTTCTCTCTCCACCGCCTCCCAAACGACGTCCGTGTCGATCCCGAAGTAGTCATGCACAAGGATGTT from Candidatus Eisenbacteria bacterium encodes:
- a CDS encoding DUF86 domain-containing protein is translated as NILVHDYFGIDTDVVWEAVERELPQLRERTRAILEQ
- a CDS encoding gamma-glutamyltransferase family protein — encoded protein: MTEPGRLAKRRSEGKGGSRGRGSARGEALVMMERPPVLAPNGAVATAHPLATAAALEMLRRGGSAADAIVAAGSVLLVVEPWASHLGGDAFAIVFDAASGRVRALQGSGIAPRDLDAGAMLGREIPPRGALSITVPGVVSAWFRLLRGWGRLDAAEVFAPAIEIARGGFPVHDRWARMARLHRALLAEDPGLAALFLPRGEPRGAGTWVRQPDLADTLGAIARDGEDLFYRGPLAARIVDEIRSRGGALSSDDLSGHRTEEVDPLSIDLDGAIVCEQPPVSQGAMVLAILRVLKETDRLGWRLSDDGPRAIAREIHLQVEAYRLIRVERDAWLCDPRSAPAQVEEGIARWLSRDHAANLAARIDPERTAAAREDTRAAGAETTYLCAVDGAGNAVSWIQSIFHAFGAGWIVPGTGILLNCRMAGFSSDPASPNRLEAGKRPVHTLNPWMVLRGGRPWLLGGTPGAEAQIQVNVQLLRARVVRGLPLAEAIRSPRWSIDERDRLCLEARIPREVRRRLEHRGHRAIRLGPWEGPGLAQAIERLDEGGWLACTDPRGEGLAAGR